A part of Bacillota bacterium genomic DNA contains:
- a CDS encoding ABC transporter permease produces the protein MSALLIALGIWAQSSMRLATPILLTALGENVAEKSGIINVGIEGEMLVGAFVAFATTYATGSLLVGLISGASAGLLVAAIFALAAITLRADQVVVGTAINLLGLGLTGFLYRSLFVTTSNAQLVSPFPSVPIPGLSRIPVLGPMLFHQNVLVYMSLLTCVALWVLLARTSLGNVIIATGEHPRAADTLGINVLRVRWVSTLFGGVMAGLAGAFLSIGYVNTFVEGMTSGRGFIALAVVILGRWNPLGILAGSLIFGGASALQVRIQILGNNIPTNLVLMLPYVLTILSVIVVSKKRSGSPAALGIPYRKS, from the coding sequence ATGTCGGCGTTGCTTATTGCTCTGGGTATTTGGGCCCAGTCGTCGATGCGACTGGCCACGCCGATCCTGTTGACCGCCCTCGGGGAGAACGTCGCCGAGAAATCCGGGATCATCAACGTCGGCATCGAGGGCGAGATGTTGGTCGGCGCGTTTGTCGCCTTCGCCACGACCTATGCCACCGGCTCCCTGCTTGTGGGACTCATCTCCGGGGCCTCGGCCGGGCTCCTCGTGGCGGCCATCTTCGCCCTGGCGGCAATCACTCTTCGAGCCGACCAGGTCGTTGTCGGGACGGCCATAAACCTCTTGGGCCTTGGCCTGACCGGGTTCTTATACCGCAGCCTTTTCGTCACCACAAGCAACGCACAGCTGGTCTCGCCGTTCCCGAGCGTGCCCATACCGGGTCTGTCGCGGATCCCGGTCCTTGGGCCGATGCTCTTCCATCAGAACGTCTTGGTCTACATGTCCCTTCTGACCTGCGTGGCCCTGTGGGTGTTGCTCGCTCGGACCTCGCTCGGCAACGTGATCATCGCCACCGGAGAACACCCGAGGGCGGCCGACACGTTGGGGATCAACGTGCTGAGAGTCCGCTGGGTGTCGACTCTCTTCGGCGGTGTCATGGCCGGGCTGGCTGGGGCGTTCCTGTCCATCGGCTACGTCAACACCTTTGTGGAGGGGATGACCTCCGGACGCGGCTTTATCGCCTTGGCCGTGGTCATCCTCGGACGCTGGAACCCCTTGGGAATCCTGGCCGGCTCCCTGATCTTCGGCGGGGCCAGCGCCCTTCAGGTGCGCATTCAGATCCTGGGCAACAACATCCCCACCAACCTGGTTCTGATGCTGCCCTATGTCCTGACCATCCTGAGCGTCATCGTCGTAAGCAAGAAACGTTCTGGGAGCCCGGCGGCCCTTGGGATCCCGTACCGGAAGTCGTAG
- a CDS encoding ABC transporter permease has translation MIRLPFNDRLRQLAKPVVMPLLALVFALLLGAVLMGLGGYSAGAAYGALFQASFGSLGSFTDTLVKASPLLFTGMAVAFAFKANVFNIGAEGQFLAGGMMVAWLGPLVGNLPKVVALPLLLIVAAAGGALFGLLPAYLKVSRGISEVITTIMLNYIGLNLLGYVVHGPLKDVSGGIPQTAAIAESARLPMVIPGQWLHLGYVIGVILALLLGVVLSRSYFGFEVRAVGLNPTAARAYGIRVPRTVFLVMCISGGLAGLGGGVEMSGVAYRLFEGFSPGYGYTAIAVALMAANSPVGVIFTSILFGALSSGSMMMQQTAGVSSVFVSVFQSLIVLFVACAVQFQGNGLGLRFLRSRRGVV, from the coding sequence GTGATCAGACTGCCGTTCAATGACCGCCTGAGACAGTTGGCCAAACCAGTGGTCATGCCGCTACTCGCGCTGGTCTTTGCCCTACTCCTGGGGGCCGTCCTGATGGGACTGGGTGGCTATAGCGCCGGCGCCGCCTATGGGGCCTTGTTCCAGGCATCCTTCGGCAGCCTCGGCTCCTTCACCGACACGCTGGTGAAGGCCAGCCCGCTTCTATTCACCGGCATGGCCGTGGCCTTTGCCTTCAAGGCCAACGTCTTCAACATTGGAGCCGAGGGCCAGTTCCTGGCCGGCGGGATGATGGTCGCCTGGCTCGGGCCCTTGGTTGGGAACCTCCCCAAAGTGGTGGCTCTGCCCCTGCTCCTCATCGTCGCCGCGGCCGGTGGAGCGCTCTTCGGTCTTCTTCCCGCCTACCTCAAGGTGTCACGGGGGATTTCCGAGGTCATCACGACGATCATGCTCAACTACATCGGGTTGAACCTCCTTGGTTATGTGGTCCACGGCCCGTTGAAGGACGTGAGCGGCGGCATCCCCCAGACGGCGGCCATCGCCGAGTCCGCCAGGCTGCCAATGGTTATTCCCGGGCAGTGGCTCCATCTCGGCTACGTCATCGGGGTGATCCTGGCCCTTCTCCTTGGCGTCGTCCTGTCCCGGAGCTATTTTGGCTTTGAGGTCCGGGCGGTCGGCCTTAACCCGACCGCCGCCAGGGCATACGGCATCCGCGTTCCGCGCACGGTCTTCCTGGTCATGTGCATCAGCGGTGGTTTGGCTGGGCTCGGCGGCGGCGTCGAGATGTCCGGCGTAGCCTACCGCCTGTTCGAGGGGTTCTCGCCGGGATATGGTTACACGGCCATCGCCGTGGCTCTCATGGCTGCCAACAGCCCGGTTGGGGTCATCTTCACGTCAATCCTGTTTGGCGCACTCAGCTCCGGTTCGATGATGATGCAACAGACCGCCGGCGTCTCGTCCGTTTTCGTAAGTGTCTTCCAATCCCTGATCGTGTTGTTCGTGGCTTGTGCCGTTCAGTTTCAGGGGAACGGCCTCGGCCTCAGGTTCCTTCGGAGCCGACGGGGGGTGGTCTGA
- a CDS encoding ABC transporter ATP-binding protein translates to MGQPLLELRGITKRFPGVLANDHVDFSLEKGEIHALLGENGAGKSTLMSVLYGLYQPDEGRIIMDEREVNLGSPRDAIDLGIGMVHQHFMLVPVLTVAQNVALGCRGLGLFQRRKALNQLVSALAGEFGLEVNPSDYVWQLPVGVQQRVEILKVLYRKARVIILDEPTAVLTESQSLSLFASLRAFAQKGHSVVVITHKLEEVLANADRITVMRQGRVVGTLAGHEATRSTLAKMMVGRDLARVRREEQTQPGEVALRVNGVSAVGDKGLMAVNGVDFEVHRGEIFGIAGVDGNGQMELGEALVGLRPLAGGTIEFFGQRADRWPVDTRLSKGLGYIPEDRQAKGLIMPFSVADNILLGSQRAASYSRGFLLDEQPVREHARAMMKEFDIRATDESARVEHLSGGNQQKVILARELGRETDILIASQPTRGLDIGATEFVHGRLLEERKRMKAVVLISSDLDEIRALSDRIAVMYRGRIVGITSPDASTEELGLLMAGSPSATRPTALTGGDQTAVQ, encoded by the coding sequence TTGGGTCAACCCTTGCTCGAATTGCGCGGGATCACAAAGCGCTTCCCCGGCGTGCTGGCCAACGACCACGTTGATTTTTCTCTGGAGAAGGGCGAGATCCATGCTCTGCTCGGAGAGAACGGCGCCGGAAAATCGACCCTGATGTCGGTTCTCTATGGGTTGTACCAGCCGGACGAGGGACGGATCATCATGGACGAGCGCGAAGTGAACCTCGGCTCGCCACGCGATGCAATAGACCTCGGAATCGGCATGGTCCATCAGCACTTCATGCTCGTGCCCGTGCTGACGGTGGCTCAGAACGTAGCCCTCGGCTGCCGTGGGCTTGGGCTGTTCCAGAGGAGGAAGGCGCTGAACCAGTTAGTCTCAGCCTTGGCCGGGGAGTTTGGCCTGGAGGTTAACCCGAGCGACTACGTCTGGCAGTTGCCGGTGGGCGTCCAGCAAAGGGTCGAGATCCTTAAAGTTCTCTACCGCAAGGCCCGGGTGATCATCCTTGACGAGCCCACGGCTGTCCTCACGGAGAGTCAGTCGCTGAGCCTTTTTGCGTCGCTGCGGGCTTTCGCCCAGAAGGGTCACTCGGTCGTCGTCATCACTCACAAGCTCGAAGAGGTGCTGGCCAACGCCGATCGAATCACGGTCATGCGCCAGGGCCGTGTCGTCGGCACCCTCGCCGGCCATGAGGCCACTCGGAGCACCTTGGCCAAGATGATGGTCGGGCGGGATTTGGCCCGAGTTCGTCGCGAGGAGCAGACGCAGCCGGGCGAGGTCGCCCTGAGGGTCAACGGAGTGAGCGCGGTCGGGGATAAGGGGCTCATGGCCGTGAACGGAGTCGACTTCGAGGTCCACCGGGGCGAGATCTTCGGCATCGCCGGCGTCGATGGCAACGGGCAGATGGAACTGGGCGAGGCTCTTGTCGGCCTCCGACCCCTGGCCGGCGGGACGATTGAGTTCTTCGGCCAAAGGGCCGACCGATGGCCGGTCGACACGCGACTGTCGAAAGGGCTTGGTTACATACCCGAAGACCGTCAGGCGAAGGGCCTGATCATGCCGTTTTCCGTGGCCGACAACATTCTCCTGGGAAGTCAGCGGGCCGCGTCATACAGTCGAGGGTTCCTCCTTGATGAGCAGCCGGTCAGGGAACATGCCCGGGCAATGATGAAGGAATTCGACATCCGGGCAACGGACGAAAGCGCCAGGGTGGAGCATCTGTCCGGAGGCAATCAGCAGAAAGTCATCCTGGCCCGAGAACTCGGGCGGGAGACCGACATCCTGATCGCCTCGCAGCCCACGCGCGGGCTGGACATCGGGGCGACGGAGTTCGTCCACGGCCGCCTCCTTGAGGAGCGTAAGCGAATGAAGGCGGTGGTTTTGATCTCCTCAGATCTCGACGAGATCAGGGCCCTCAGCGATCGGATCGCGGTGATGTATAGAGGACGGATTGTCGGCATCACCTCGCCCGATGCGTCCACCGAGGAACTCGGCCTGCTCATGGCCGGGTCCCCGTCGGCCACCAGACCCACCGCGCTGACCGGGGGTGATCAGACTGCCGTTCAATGA
- a CDS encoding alpha-ketoacid dehydrogenase subunit beta: MANDSRVILLGEDVARMGGDFGATMGLLAKFGPDRVRDTPLSEAAILGVANGAAFVGLRPIVEIMFSDFITECYDQLVNNSAKAHYMFEGKASAAIVVRTASGAGFRAAYHHSQNPEAWFQNIPGLTVVGPSTPYDAKGLLIAAIRDDNPVIFLEHKMLYGTTGEVPEESYTLPIGVAEVKRPGTDVTVVASLKQVHYALAAAEKLAAEEEISCEVIDLRTLIPFDQATVLASLKKTGRIVLVNEAPKTGSINSEISAVIMEEAFKDLKAPVERVNSLDVPVGFAPVIEDYVTPGPADIAKAVRKVIDN, encoded by the coding sequence ATGGCCAATGACAGCCGGGTCATCCTCCTCGGCGAGGACGTCGCCCGGATGGGCGGCGATTTCGGCGCCACCATGGGCCTTTTGGCCAAGTTCGGCCCGGACCGGGTCCGGGACACGCCGCTCTCCGAGGCGGCCATCCTCGGCGTGGCCAACGGCGCCGCCTTTGTCGGGCTGCGGCCGATTGTCGAGATCATGTTCTCGGACTTCATCACCGAGTGCTACGACCAGCTGGTCAACAACAGCGCCAAGGCCCATTACATGTTCGAAGGCAAGGCCTCGGCGGCGATCGTCGTCCGGACCGCTTCCGGCGCCGGCTTCCGGGCCGCCTATCACCATTCACAGAACCCCGAGGCCTGGTTCCAGAACATCCCCGGGCTGACCGTGGTCGGCCCGTCGACCCCTTACGACGCCAAGGGCCTCCTGATCGCCGCCATCCGCGACGACAACCCGGTCATCTTCCTCGAGCACAAGATGCTCTATGGGACGACCGGTGAGGTCCCCGAGGAGTCGTACACCCTGCCCATCGGCGTCGCCGAGGTCAAGCGTCCGGGCACCGACGTGACCGTCGTGGCCAGCCTGAAGCAGGTCCACTACGCCCTGGCCGCGGCCGAGAAGCTGGCCGCCGAAGAGGAGATCTCCTGCGAGGTCATCGACCTGCGGACCCTCATCCCCTTCGACCAAGCGACCGTCCTCGCGTCGCTGAAGAAGACCGGCCGCATCGTCCTGGTCAACGAGGCCCCGAAGACCGGCAGCATCAACTCCGAGATCTCGGCGGTGATCATGGAAGAGGCCTTCAAGGACCTCAAGGCCCCGGTCGAGCGAGTCAACTCCCTCGACGTCCCGGTCGGTTTCGCCCCGGTCATCGAGGACTACGTCACCCCTGGCCCGGCCGACATCGCCAAGGCCGTCCGCAAGGTCATCGACAACTGA